Proteins encoded together in one Tripterygium wilfordii isolate XIE 37 chromosome 14, ASM1340144v1, whole genome shotgun sequence window:
- the LOC120014251 gene encoding uncharacterized protein LOC120014251: MMARIFASCPFFLVFLMIISVTMATTCELATRGGGCPNVKECVEVCRPCYRGIGQILVYCHSAGGGVPFDECMCRFTKGAPCNPSAPPRCPNLWPPQDAGALNGTTTLGTHHVVWPLPSVLHSFSQLLKQSANSSALALGTPTAATRTRHRTNSAASLVKWSKTQSVVTNVLFLVRIEAEDTQRPEEQPKPNFLKRPTLQIIRPNPS, encoded by the exons ATGATGGCCAGAATCTTTGCTTCTTGTccattctttttggtctttctCATGATCATTTCAG TAACCATGGCAACAACTTGTGAGTTAGCTACAAGAGGTGGTGGTTGTCCCAATGTTAAAGAGTGCGTAGAAGTCTGCCGTCCATGTTACCGGGGCATTGGACAAATCCTCGTCTATTGTCACAGTGCCGGTGGGGGAGTCCCCTTTGATGAATGTATGTGCCGCTTTACAAAAGGTGCTCCTTGTAATCCATCTGCTCCACCTAGATGTCCCAACCTATGGCCTCCTCAAGACGCGGGTGCTCTCAATGGAACCACCACTCTTGGAACTCATCAT GTGGTGTGGCCATTGCCTTCAGTTTTGCATTCCTTCTCACAGCTGTTGAAGCAGTCGGCGAATTCATCGGCATTAGCCTTAGGAACACCAACTGCAGCAACAAGAACAAGACACAGAACCAACAGTGCAGCAAGTTT GGTAAAGTGGTCTAAAACTCAAAGTGTGGTCACAAATGTATTGTTTCTAGTGAGAATCGAAGCAGAAGACACCCAGAGGCCGGAGGAGCAACCCAAGCCCAATTTTCTGAAACGGCCCACTTTACAGATTATTCGGCCCAATCCAAGCTAA
- the LOC120014657 gene encoding uncharacterized protein LOC120014657 produces the protein MASSGIRMRMVRSSSQGEVGLLSHLRPWNSSFEKKKNPATIAKPVQRTVAESMPKVAKKEEQGQHQPCVFTIGSPERKKDDKGSKKNGFGDFFKNCCLCKKQLARDKHVFCYSDCSFCSPGCRDDWIALDGFDKEPITLTQPFADYVRTRQQQKNQKNSGWCPVKKWCTKVIVLSDKE, from the exons ATGGCTTCGAGTGGCATTCGCATGCGTATGGTTCGGTCATCTAGTCAGGGAGAGGTTGGACTCCTCAGCCATCTCCGGCCATGGAATTCTTCAttcgagaagaaaaaaaacccagCTACTATTGCAAAACCGGTTCAAAGAACAGTCGCCGAATCGATGCCAAAGGTTGCAAAGAAGGAGGAGCAGGGGCAGCATCAGCCATGTGTTTTCACGATTGGTTCACCGGAGAGGAAGAAGGACGATAAAGGCAGCAAGAAAAACGGTTTTGGGGATTTCTTCAAGAATTGTTGCTTGTGCAAGAAGCAACTGGCTCGTGACAAGCACGTGTTCTGCTATAG TGATTGCTCGTTTTGCTCTCCCGGTTGCCGCGATGATTGGATTGCATTGGATGGGTTTGATAAAGAACCTATCACACTAACACAACCTTTCGCTGATTATGTTCGAACTAGACAACAACAGAAGAATCAAAAGAATAGTGGCTGGTGTCCTGTTAAAAAATGGTGTACTAAGGTCATAGTGCTTTCAGACAAAGAGTAA
- the LOC120014362 gene encoding proteasome subunit beta type-2-B, with the protein MECVFGLVGNGFAIVAADTSAVHSILVHKSNEDKIMKLDSHKLVAASGEPGDRVQFTEYIQKNVALYQFRNGIPLTTAAAANFTRGELATALRKNPYSVNILMAGYDKETGPSLYYIDYIATLHKVDKGAFGYGSYFSLSLMDRHYHSGMSVEEAVDLLDKIIMEIRSRLVVAPPNFVIKIVDKDGAREYAWRESVKDAAVPSV; encoded by the exons ATGGAGTGTGTGTTCGGACTAGTTGGAAATGGCTTCGCAATAGTGGCCGCCGATACGTCGGCGGTCCATAGCATCCTCGTGCACAAATCTAACGAGGACAAGATCATGAAACTTGACTCACACAAACTCGTCGCTGCTAGTGGAGAGCCCGGTGACCG AGTTCAATTCACTGAGTATATTCAGAAGAACGTGGCTTTGTATCAGTTCCGCAATGGAATCCCTTTGACTACTGCCGCTGCTGCCAATTTCACTCGAGGCGAGTTAGCCACTGCTCTGAGAAAG AACCCGTACTCCGTCAACATTCTAATGGCTGGCTACGATAAAGAGACCGGGCCATCTCTCTACTACATTGACTACATTGCCACCCTCCACAAAGTTGACAAGGGAGCATTCGGTTATGGGTCCTATTTTTCTCTTTCGCTGATGGACAGGCACTACCACAGCGGAATGTCAGTGGAAGAAGCAGTTGATCTGCTAGATAAGATCATAATGGAGATTCGATCTAGGCTGGTTGTGGCACCACCGAACTTTGTTATCAAGATTGTTGACAAGGATGGAGCGAGGGAGTATGCCTGGCGTGAATCTGTCAAAGATGCTGCTGTTCCTTCAGTTTGA